GATCACCAGGCGATATTGAGAGATTTCGTCTTTGCGTGCTTCGAGCAAGCCGATGATGCGGTCTGCGTCTCTGACTGCCGACATCTCGGGAGTGGTGATCACGATTGCTTCTTCAGCACCTGCGACAGCGTTCTGGAAGCCGCTTTCGATACCGGCAGGACTGTCAACCAGAACGAAATCGAATATCGCTTTCAGCTCATTGCATAGAGCTTTCATCTGGTCTGAGTTTACGGCAGTTTTGTCGCGAGTCTGGGCGGCCGGCAGAAGACTCAAATTAGGCAATTTTTTGTCTTTGACCAGAGCCTGGCGCAATTTGCAGCGCTCCTCGATGACGTCTACAAGGTTGTAAACGACTCGATTTTCCAGACCCATGAGAATGTCCAAATTGCGCAGACCTATGTCCATGTCGACAAGGCATACGCTCGCTCCGGTGTTGGCGAGAGCCACACCGAGGTTGGCAGAGGCGGTGGTTTTGCCAACGCCGCCTTTTCCGGAAGTGATTACTATTACTCGACCACTCATTCAATTTACCCGTTTGGCTGGAGTGTGATT
Above is a genomic segment from Candidatus Melainabacteria bacterium containing:
- the minD gene encoding septum site-determining protein MinD, which encodes MSGRVIVITSGKGGVGKTTASANLGVALANTGASVCLVDMDIGLRNLDILMGLENRVVYNLVDVIEERCKLRQALVKDKKLPNLSLLPAAQTRDKTAVNSDQMKALCNELKAIFDFVLVDSPAGIESGFQNAVAGAEEAIVITTPEMSAVRDADRIIGLLEARKDEISQYRLVINRLRPNMVKNSDMMSVEDVLEILSVKLLGVVPEDEDIIISTNKGEPVSGTENVRSGLAYRNIARRIRGEDVPLMDLDALNGTWMTRLVKFFNPSVRV